The proteins below come from a single Rhodococcus sp. WMMA185 genomic window:
- a CDS encoding SDR family oxidoreductase → MATYVITGAASGIGAASRRRLESDGHTVIGVDIAHTDVVADLSTPGGRSAAAAAIDEASGGVVHGLVCCAGLGSLSRVSGGTLAAVNFFGAVDLAIALKPALERARGASVVVISSSSTTTQPGIPKNLVAACLDHDEPEAVRIGDEVTAIPAYPASKLALAWWIRREAVRPEWIGKGIRLNAIAPGMIDTPMTNSADLDPELAKALDFYPIPLGRRGRPDEIAALIAFLLGPDSTLFCGSVVFADGGTDAQLRQQDWPAEWTPTTEELTRHFQAKT, encoded by the coding sequence ATGGCAACTTATGTGATCACCGGTGCGGCATCGGGCATCGGAGCGGCCAGTCGGCGCCGACTCGAGTCGGACGGCCACACGGTTATCGGCGTCGATATCGCACACACCGATGTGGTGGCAGACTTGTCGACCCCGGGTGGCAGGAGCGCTGCGGCGGCCGCAATCGACGAGGCTAGTGGGGGTGTCGTGCACGGCCTCGTCTGTTGCGCCGGGCTGGGTTCACTCTCCCGCGTGTCCGGCGGCACACTCGCCGCCGTCAACTTCTTCGGCGCGGTAGATCTGGCCATCGCATTGAAACCAGCCCTCGAACGTGCGCGTGGTGCGTCAGTAGTGGTGATTTCGTCGAGCAGTACCACGACGCAACCCGGGATCCCGAAGAACTTGGTAGCCGCCTGTCTCGACCACGACGAGCCCGAAGCCGTCCGCATCGGCGACGAGGTCACCGCGATCCCCGCTTACCCGGCGTCGAAGCTTGCGCTGGCCTGGTGGATCCGCCGAGAAGCGGTGCGCCCCGAATGGATCGGTAAGGGCATCCGCCTCAACGCGATCGCACCGGGCATGATCGACACCCCGATGACCAACAGCGCCGACCTCGACCCCGAACTGGCCAAGGCCCTGGACTTCTACCCGATTCCGCTAGGACGCCGTGGACGCCCGGACGAGATCGCAGCGCTCATCGCGTTCCTGCTCGGACCGGACTCGACACTGTTCTGCGGAAGCGTGGTCTTCGCAGACGGAGGTACGGACGCCCAACTACGCCAACAGGATTGGCCTGCCGAGTGGACTCCCACAACGGAAGAACTTACACGTCACTTCCAGGCGAAAACGTAG
- a CDS encoding Rv3212 family protein has protein sequence MLAPERRTRADLVIAAGIALAVLIAFTVVWLRSDARKTTSIAAAAEPPALVAAQAVPQTLTPAWDAPSSATTAPLVAGGAVVTAEGGEVVGRDVVSGTELWRYQRDLALCGVTAAWEKIVAVYRDDRGCSQVTELDGGTGRRLAARTSDADPEVTLKSDGTYVSSRGDSRLELWRSDLVRTVEYGRVDAPVNPGKQPRSGCTLIDADSSSSRLSVIERCPGEVADRLTIMNPAPKDNQEPEEYGSHVMAGLGAGVEGARILGVSDETTAVYLPAGSINGPRIGWFDGSGNAESEYVLPVPVSSNQAIAKSGSVVTWWTGTNVVALGAADLAPHWTFPGALGPGTVMAGNLLVPVDFGIAVLDLSTGALIRTIPVERDSNAGPVTTTVAGDVILEQRGDRVVALS, from the coding sequence GTGCTTGCACCTGAGCGGCGCACCCGAGCCGATCTCGTCATTGCCGCCGGTATCGCACTGGCGGTCCTGATCGCCTTCACCGTGGTGTGGCTGCGCAGTGATGCGCGCAAAACTACCTCGATCGCCGCCGCCGCCGAGCCTCCCGCGCTCGTCGCCGCCCAGGCGGTACCGCAGACATTGACGCCTGCCTGGGACGCGCCCAGTTCCGCCACGACCGCACCCCTTGTCGCGGGTGGTGCAGTCGTCACCGCGGAGGGTGGGGAGGTCGTGGGACGTGACGTCGTCTCCGGTACCGAGCTTTGGCGCTACCAGCGCGATCTCGCCCTCTGCGGCGTGACTGCCGCGTGGGAGAAGATCGTGGCCGTCTACCGTGACGACCGAGGGTGCTCCCAAGTCACCGAACTCGACGGCGGCACCGGTCGGCGTTTGGCCGCGCGGACCAGTGACGCCGATCCTGAAGTGACGCTGAAATCGGACGGAACGTACGTGTCCTCCCGCGGTGACAGCAGGCTGGAACTGTGGCGTTCAGATTTGGTGCGCACCGTCGAATACGGACGAGTCGACGCGCCCGTGAACCCTGGAAAACAGCCACGTAGCGGATGCACACTCATCGACGCCGACTCGAGCAGCAGCCGCTTGTCCGTCATCGAACGCTGCCCCGGCGAGGTTGCCGACAGACTGACGATCATGAATCCCGCACCCAAGGACAATCAGGAGCCTGAAGAATACGGCTCGCACGTCATGGCCGGATTGGGCGCCGGCGTCGAAGGCGCCCGCATCCTTGGCGTGTCCGACGAGACCACCGCCGTCTATCTCCCCGCGGGCAGTATCAACGGACCGCGGATCGGATGGTTCGACGGATCCGGCAACGCCGAATCAGAGTATGTGCTCCCAGTCCCGGTGAGCTCGAATCAGGCGATCGCGAAGAGCGGTTCGGTGGTCACCTGGTGGACCGGCACGAACGTGGTCGCCCTCGGTGCTGCGGACCTCGCCCCCCACTGGACTTTCCCCGGGGCCCTCGGACCCGGCACCGTGATGGCCGGGAACTTGTTGGTTCCAGTGGATTTCGGCATCGCCGTGCTCGATCTGTCAACCGGCGCGCTGATAAGAACGATCCCGGTGGAGCGGGACTCGAATGCGGGGCCGGTCACCACGACCGTTGCCGGCGACGTCATCCTCGAACAACGCGGCGACCGTGTCGTTGCGCTGAGCTGA
- a CDS encoding DEAD/DEAH box helicase: MRAATRKASPLSKITIDHEDDASETTLSAQLDSTHVAPTFAELGVDDDIVRALDEIGIERTFAIQELTLPLALAGEDLIGQARTGMGKTFGFGVPLLHRIATGTADTAALDGTPRALVIVPTRELCLQVSKDIENAAKYLKGEVNKLEVLAIYGGRPYETQIATLQKGADVVVGTPGRLLDLANQGHLILGKVEVLVLDEADEMLDLGFLPDIERILGMVPDKRQTMLFSATMPGPIITLARTFLSQPTHIRAEEAESSAVHERTSQHIYRAHALDKAEMVARVLQADGRGATMIFTRTKRTAQKVADELAERGFAVGSVHGDLNQIAREKALKSFRSGKIDVLVATDVAARGIDIDDVTHVINYQCPEDEKTYIHRIGRTGRAGRAGVAVTLVDWDDIPRWKLIDQALGLGVPEPVETYSSSPHLYEELSIPSESTGTVKKASPTKASTGTGGERTDRAERPARTRTRTRRRTRGGRPVDRANAESKSSEPTAPEQTAPEPTTPEPTAASADADGDRPSKRRRRRRTRASKVGATTNASADDRRACT, translated from the coding sequence GTGCGTGCAGCTACGAGGAAGGCCAGTCCCCTGAGCAAGATCACTATCGACCACGAAGATGACGCATCCGAGACCACGCTGTCTGCGCAACTCGACTCCACGCACGTCGCTCCCACCTTCGCCGAACTCGGAGTCGACGACGACATCGTCCGCGCCCTCGACGAGATCGGTATCGAGCGCACATTCGCAATCCAGGAATTGACACTGCCACTCGCCCTGGCCGGCGAGGACCTGATCGGTCAGGCACGTACGGGCATGGGCAAGACGTTCGGTTTCGGCGTTCCCTTGCTTCACCGCATTGCCACCGGAACGGCCGATACCGCTGCGCTCGACGGCACACCCCGCGCCCTGGTCATCGTCCCGACCCGCGAGCTGTGCCTCCAGGTGAGCAAGGACATCGAGAACGCGGCCAAGTACCTGAAGGGCGAGGTGAACAAGCTCGAGGTACTCGCCATCTACGGCGGCAGGCCCTACGAGACCCAGATCGCGACCCTGCAGAAGGGCGCCGATGTGGTCGTGGGTACGCCGGGTCGTCTGCTTGACCTGGCCAACCAGGGCCACCTGATCCTCGGCAAGGTCGAAGTTCTGGTTCTCGACGAGGCGGACGAAATGCTCGACCTCGGCTTCCTCCCCGATATCGAGCGCATTCTCGGGATGGTTCCGGACAAACGTCAGACGATGCTGTTCTCGGCCACCATGCCGGGCCCGATCATTACGCTCGCGCGAACATTCCTCAGTCAACCGACGCACATCCGCGCGGAGGAAGCCGAGTCGTCCGCCGTTCACGAACGGACCAGCCAGCACATCTATCGAGCCCACGCACTCGACAAGGCAGAAATGGTGGCCCGTGTCCTACAGGCGGACGGTCGCGGCGCGACAATGATCTTCACACGGACCAAGCGCACAGCCCAGAAAGTTGCCGACGAACTCGCCGAGCGCGGGTTCGCCGTCGGCTCGGTGCACGGCGACCTCAATCAGATTGCCCGCGAGAAGGCCCTGAAATCGTTCCGGTCGGGCAAGATCGACGTCCTCGTCGCGACCGACGTGGCAGCGCGCGGTATCGACATCGACGACGTCACCCACGTGATCAACTACCAATGCCCCGAGGACGAGAAGACCTACATTCACAGGATCGGCCGCACCGGTCGTGCTGGGCGTGCAGGGGTCGCGGTGACGCTGGTGGATTGGGACGACATCCCGCGCTGGAAACTGATCGACCAGGCGCTCGGCCTCGGCGTGCCCGAACCGGTCGAGACCTACTCGAGTTCGCCCCACCTGTACGAGGAATTGTCGATTCCCTCCGAGTCGACCGGCACCGTCAAGAAGGCGTCTCCGACGAAAGCGTCGACCGGTACAGGGGGCGAACGCACCGACCGCGCCGAACGTCCGGCACGCACACGCACGCGCACACGGCGCCGCACCCGGGGCGGCCGTCCCGTCGACCGCGCGAACGCCGAGTCCAAGTCGTCCGAACCGACCGCGCCCGAACAGACTGCGCCCGAACCAACTACACCCGAACCGACTGCTGCAAGCGCGGACGCCGATGGTGACCGTCCGTCCAAGCGCCGTCGGCGAAGGCGCACTCGGGCCTCCAAGGTCGGTGCCACGACGAACGCTTCGGCAGACGACCGCCGTGCTTGCACCTGA
- a CDS encoding ferritin-like fold-containing protein, with the protein MEPNTPASSDLVIPSDHPGVSELFAVLAYGEISAFYRLSEDAQMARTLRGKVALASMAAAEMGHFEMLEEALTERGFDIYEAMDPFVRALDNYHASTTPSTWLEALVKAYVGDGIAADFYREIGHSLPPEAAKTVEEVLSQTGHSEFVVHEVRQAIKASKRDKDRLMLWGRRLLGEAVTQAQFVLAQREALTDLVITASGDLNGVMALFDRMQQMHAERMAVLGLV; encoded by the coding sequence ATGGAGCCCAACACGCCCGCATCCTCCGACCTCGTCATTCCCTCTGATCACCCCGGCGTCAGTGAACTGTTCGCTGTTCTCGCGTACGGCGAGATCTCTGCTTTCTACCGGTTGTCCGAGGACGCTCAGATGGCCCGGACACTGCGGGGAAAGGTGGCGCTTGCCAGTATGGCAGCCGCCGAGATGGGTCACTTCGAGATGCTCGAGGAGGCACTGACCGAGCGCGGGTTCGACATCTACGAGGCGATGGATCCGTTCGTCCGCGCCCTCGACAACTACCACGCGTCCACCACCCCGTCGACGTGGCTCGAGGCGTTGGTGAAGGCGTACGTCGGAGACGGGATTGCGGCGGACTTCTATCGCGAGATCGGGCATTCACTGCCTCCGGAGGCTGCGAAGACGGTCGAGGAGGTGCTCTCACAGACTGGCCACTCGGAGTTCGTTGTGCACGAAGTCCGGCAGGCGATCAAGGCTAGTAAGCGGGACAAGGATCGCCTCATGCTGTGGGGCCGGCGTCTACTCGGCGAGGCCGTGACCCAGGCTCAATTCGTGTTGGCTCAGCGCGAAGCACTTACCGACCTCGTCATCACTGCGTCCGGCGATCTCAACGGCGTCATGGCCCTGTTCGATCGCATGCAGCAAATGCACGCTGAACGAATGGCAGTGCTGGGCCTCGTCTGA
- a CDS encoding DUF3107 domain-containing protein, whose product MEVKIGVIDSPRELIVSSEQTPDEVEALVSGALGSGDGILSLQDDKGRKYLIQSSKIAYVEIGPSDSRKVGFAPTT is encoded by the coding sequence GTGGAGGTCAAGATCGGTGTAATCGACAGCCCGCGTGAGCTCATCGTCAGCAGCGAACAGACCCCGGACGAGGTCGAGGCACTGGTCTCGGGTGCCCTCGGCAGCGGCGACGGGATCCTGTCTCTGCAGGATGACAAAGGACGCAAGTACCTCATTCAGTCAAGCAAAATCGCCTACGTGGAGATCGGCCCGTCCGATAGTCGCAAGGTTGGATTCGCTCCCACAACGTGA
- a CDS encoding TetR/AcrR family transcriptional regulator, translating to MTELADRTNSDRDATTGKGAGARRSARLPRDARRLQLLAAASEVFVTRGYHAAGMDEIAECAGVSKPVLYQHFPGKLELYVAVLQSHVDSLISGVRQALRSTTDNKQRVRAAVQAFFDFVDNDTQGFRLVFESDLMGESQVQSRVEHATEACVDAVFDLVSQDSGLDPYRARILAVGLVGASQFTARYWLEASRPIPKEEAVDTTVTLAWGGLSRVPLQPEQR from the coding sequence ATGACTGAACTCGCGGATCGGACCAACTCCGATCGCGACGCCACCACCGGAAAGGGCGCCGGGGCACGTCGCAGCGCGCGTCTTCCCCGAGACGCCCGGCGACTTCAGCTACTGGCCGCTGCCAGCGAGGTTTTTGTCACGCGCGGGTATCACGCTGCCGGAATGGACGAGATCGCAGAATGTGCCGGAGTGAGCAAGCCTGTCTTGTACCAGCACTTCCCAGGCAAGCTCGAACTGTACGTCGCGGTGCTACAGAGTCACGTCGACAGCCTGATCTCAGGTGTCCGGCAGGCATTGCGCTCGACGACGGACAACAAGCAGCGCGTTCGCGCCGCCGTGCAGGCGTTCTTCGACTTCGTCGACAACGACACGCAAGGCTTCCGTCTCGTCTTCGAGTCAGACCTCATGGGTGAGTCACAGGTGCAGAGTCGTGTCGAGCACGCCACCGAGGCCTGCGTCGATGCCGTGTTCGACCTTGTCAGCCAAGACTCCGGGCTCGACCCCTACCGCGCCCGCATCCTCGCCGTGGGGCTCGTCGGCGCCAGCCAGTTCACCGCACGGTACTGGCTGGAGGCGTCGCGGCCGATTCCGAAAGAGGAAGCGGTCGACACCACCGTCACGCTCGCCTGGGGCGGGCTGTCTCGCGTTCCACTACAACCCGAGCAACGCTGA